Proteins encoded in a region of the Methylobacterium radiotolerans JCM 2831 genome:
- the grxC gene encoding glutaredoxin 3 — translation MQPVTIYTTAWCPYCSAAKSLLKEKGAAFQEIDVERVQGARTAMVERAGGRTSVPQIFIGATHVGGCDDLYALDRAGKLDPLLKDTADA, via the coding sequence ATGCAGCCGGTCACAATCTACACCACGGCTTGGTGTCCTTACTGCTCGGCGGCCAAGAGCCTGCTGAAGGAGAAGGGCGCCGCCTTCCAGGAGATCGACGTCGAGCGCGTTCAGGGCGCCCGGACCGCGATGGTCGAGCGCGCCGGCGGCCGCACCAGCGTTCCCCAGATCTTCATCGGCGCCACGCATGTCGGCGGCTGCGACGACCTCTACGCCCTGGACCGGGCCGGCAAGCTCGACCCGCTGCTCAAGGACACGGCCGATGCCTGA